CGGTCACGCCCTCATAGCCGAACGCGGCGACATAGATCGCCTGCGCCGTCGCGACCCAGGTCACGAACAACGCGAGCAGCAGCGTGCCGAGGCCGAGCATGGCGCCGAAGGAGGGGGAGCGCAGCACGTCCATCGCATCCCAGGCACTGGCTTCCTCATGGCGTTCGCGGCGGCTGGAGAGCTCATAAAGGCCGAGCGCTGCGAACGGGCCGATCAGGGCGAAGCCCGCGGCCAGCGGAAACAGCAGTGGTATCACCGAATAGCCCATCGCGACGCGCGCGATCACGAGGCCGAGCACCGGATAGATCACGCAGAGGATGATGGCGTGGCTCGGAACGGCCTTGAAGTCTTCCCAACCACGCTTGAGCGCGTCGTGCAGGTCGGAGAGGTGGATGGTTCGGATGACCGGTCCAGCCGCATCTGCGGTCTGGCCCATCGTGGGGACATTGCCCTGATAGAGTGTGGCCATGGTCGGCTTGCTCCCTTGTCATGCAGCCGAATTCGGCGCCGACAACGGCGCAAGCGGCCGCTTCTCTGAGTTTCGCGAGTCCAATCAGACGCGAATTCCTGTTGGCATCGCGAGCTGAACGAGAAGCGTACGCCGATTTCCGAGTCCTGTCCCTCACGCTTGGGTGAGATTCGTTGCCGCAGTGCAACCTCGGTGACGTCATCCGGTCGTCATTTCGCCGCAGATAAGCTCATGCTGCCTGCAGGTTCGCGGAACTTCGCGGGCGCTACGACGTAACTTCGTCTATAAGTGCCCACACAGGGCCTTCCAAGGGATCCTTTTCGGGGAGCAGACATGAGCATTTTCGGGAAAATCATGGGCGCAATCTTCGGTAGCCATGCGGCTTCCGCGACGCCCGCCGGCGGCGCACCCGCGGGCAGCACGCCTGCGCCCGCAGGAGCCGCGCCGGGCGGATCGGCGCCAGCGTCTGCGCCCGCCGCAGCGCCGGCTGCAACTGTGGATGTTGCGGCGATCGTCGACAAGGCCGCCGCCGCGCACAAGGGCGAGAAGCTGGAATGGCGGACCTCGATCGTCGACCTGATGAAGGCCCTCGACGTCGATTCGAGCCTGGCTGCGCGCAAGGACCTCGCCAAGGAGCTCGGCTACACCGGCGACACGAACGACTCCGCCACCATGAACGTCTGGCTGCACAAGCAGGTGATGTCCAAGCTCGCCGCCAATGGCGGCAAGCTGCCGCCTGAAATCAAGCACTGACCGGCACGCTCCGGTCGACGCCAGGCAACTAGGGAAGGGCCCGCGACGTCGCGGGCCCTTTCGCGTTCAGGCCTTGAGATCCGCATTCTCCGGATGCCTGTCGAGATAGTCGACCACGAAGCCACAGCCCGCGATCACCTTTCTGCCGTCGCCGCGGATGATATCGAGCGCGCCCTTGATCAGCTCGGACGCAATGCCGCGGCCGCGCAGCGCGCGCGGCGTCTCGGTGTGGGTGATGATGACGGCCGAGGGCGTCAGCCGGTAATTGGCGAAGGCGATCTCGCTGCCGACATCGAGCTCGAAACGGCTGCTGTCCTTGTTGTCGCGTACCGATGCCGCCATGCTTAATCCTTCCGAAGCCATGATTATTCCGTGATCTAGGCGCCTGAACCCGCGCTTGCCAAGGCGGGACCACGGGAGGTTGTCGCAGATGAGATCTCCGGAAAGTGCGTGTCCCGGTCCGCCTCATTTGCGGCATGAATTCCTGCCGTGAACATCGCGTGGCGGTCGCGAATAATCTTCGATATTGCTCTTGCAAGTTCCACGGCGGTTCCCACGTGCCTTGAAGGACATACGCCCGAAGGCGGCCGGCAGGGTCGCTAGACGTTCGGAGTATTAAGATAGCCAGCCGCCGACGTATGCCTCTTTTGTAGGAGGGTACGATGTCGGACTTTAGTTTCTTGAATACTCATCGCACATGGGAAGACTGGTGTGGGATGCTGCTCGGCGCGCTGATTGTCGCCTCGCCGTGGTTTCCCATCCAGGATCAATCTGGGATCGCGGGGCAGCAGACGATCGTCGTGAACGCGGTCGTAGTCGGGCTCGTCATATTTGGCCTCAGCCAGCTCGAATATGTCGCCTTGCAGCGCTGGCAGGAGGCCGCGACGATCCTGATCGGGCTGTGGCTCATCGTTTCGCCCTACGTGCTCGGCTATTCCGGCGAAGGTTTTCTCAGAATCTACCACACGAGTCTCGGCGGGGTCGCAGTAGTCCTCGGCGTGCTCCAGCTGTGGCAGGACTGGGACCTGAATGATCAGGATATGCTGAAGCACGGGCAATAGGCCGTGGAATTTCGGCAGGCCCGTCGCGAGATCGGCGGGCCTGGGCCGGCTTATCTCTTCACCAGGTCCTGATAGTCCGGGTGCTTCTCGATCCACGCCTTCACGAACGGGCATTGCGGGATCAGCCTCAGGCCGCTGGCGCGGACCTGGTCCAGTGCGCCTTGCACCAGTCTCGAGCCGACGCCTTTGCCGCCGAGTTCCTTCGGCACATCGGTATGCTCGAAGGTGATGACGTTGCCGTCGAGCTTGTAATGTTCGGTCGCGATGTAGCCCTCCACCTCCAGCTCGTAGCGGTGATGGGCTTTGTTGTTGATCACGTCGCTCATGAAATCTCCGGTCAGTTCTTCAGCGAGTCCGTCAGCATCTTGCGGATCGACCAGGCTTCGCCGTCGGAGGAGCCCTTGATGTCGTCGATCTTCCAGCTGCCGGCTTCGAGCACGAAGTCGTAGCGCACGATCTGGTCGGCGGGTTTGCGGTCGTTGCGGTGGCCGGTGATTGTCACCGCAAGCTTCGCCTTGTCGGTCTCCGTCTTCTCCGCGTCAACCTTGAACGACTTCACGTCCGGTTCCTGCGAATTGGTCACCGGATCGAAGTCGATCGGCCCGACATCGCCCTTCGGCGTGTGCGCGTCCGCCTTGGCCCACAGCGCAACCAGCGCCTTGGAAAGATATTTCGCTTTGGCCGCCTTGTTCTCGGTGACGAAGGCCGCGCCACCGTCGCCCTTGCCCTTGGCGGCGCGGGTGTAGATTGCCGTCAGGATGGAAACGGGGTCGCTGGCGGCGGGGGCCTGAGCGAAGGCCGGCTTGGCGGCGACGAGGAGAGAGGCGGCAATGAGGCTGCGGCGGGTGAGCATGAATGGTCCCTGAGATGATGGCACGCGACCATAGGCCGGGACGGCCCGTGTCAGCGCGGTATCTCAGTAGACCGACGCAAGAGCCGTTCGGTTCAATCTGCGGCCCTGGCGAGCTGCGAATTCTCCGGCTGGGGATTGGGGCGCAGGCAGCCTTGGCAGATAACCAGGGAGCGGTTGACCTTGGCGTCCTGGTCGGCGTCGAGCCCGTCGCTCTCGGCTTGCGCAGCGATGCGCGATGCGTGTGCCGGCATGGCGGTGCGCGGCTGGTTGGGATTTTCGCCTGCTCCATCCCAGGCATAGCGCGCGGGCTTGAATGCGGAATCCGCGGCGAGGTGGGCTTGCGGAGCCACGGCACATCCGGCGAGCGCCAGCGAGAGCAGGAGAACGACGGGCGCTTTGACCATGATGCGGCACTCTGTACACGACAACTGAGCGAGGTTGCGCCGATCATGTTTAAAATTCCCTGAACGATGGCGGCTGCGTCTGCGACCAACGCGCATGCGATGTCTGATCGTCCTGCTCACGATGCTCACGGCCGCGGCGCGCGCCGACGACGCCAAGCCGTTCAATCCCGCCGACTATCCGCCCGCCGTGCAGAAGGCGGTGCATTACGCCAAGGAGGAATGCGACAGCCAGGGCGGCGGCGCCGTGACGTTTGCACCTGATACGGTGCGCAAAGTCGACCTGACCGGCGATGGCCGCGACGATTACATCGTCGATTTCCGCGACACCAAATGCGGCGAACGCGAGAGCACCTATTGCGGAACCGGTGGCTGCCTGCTGGACATCCTGGTGACGCGGCCCGATGGCGCCGTACTTGCCGTGTTCGACGGCTATGTCCGTAGCTACAGCATCGCGCCGCCGCCGATGAAGCGCGGTGCTGCGCGCACCATCCGCTTCGACCTGCACGGCAGCTATTGCGGCGGTTTTGGTTCGCAGGCCTGTGTCAAGGAGAAGGCGATCACGGCGACGCCGTTCGAGTTCAAAAAGCCCTAGGGGTTTTGGAATCCTTGGGGCTGGTGCGCGGCCGGCGGCCTTGCTACGCCGCAGGCGATGGCGATAAATGGGCTTCAATGAGCGGACGGCTTGCGTGCCGTTCGCCGCCCAAGAGGAAGCCCGATGCAGCCGCTCCGCATGTCCCGCCGTGTCATGAATCTCGCTCATATGCTGACGCAGAATGCGCGGCGGCATGGCTCGCGGCCCGGTTTCGTCTGGGGAGACAAAACCTGGACCTGGCGCGAGATCGATGCGCAGGTCTCGGCTCTCGCGGCGGCGCTCGCCGCACGCGGCATCGACAAGGGCGACCGCATCCTCGTTCATTCCAAGAATGGCGACGAGATGTTCTTTTCGATGTTCGCGGCTTTCCGGCTCGGCGCGGTCTGGGTGCCCACCAATTTCCGCCTGATGGCCGACGAGGTCGCCTATCTCGCACAGGCCTCGGGCGCGAAGGCGTTTCTCTGTCATGTCGATTTCCCCGAACACGCCGCGGCTGTGAAAGGCGGCGCGCTGGAATTCACCTGGAGCATCGAAGGCAAGGCATCTTTCGGCGAACGC
The genomic region above belongs to Bradyrhizobium sp. CCBAU 53338 and contains:
- a CDS encoding DUF2189 domain-containing protein; translation: MATLYQGNVPTMGQTADAAGPVIRTIHLSDLHDALKRGWEDFKAVPSHAIILCVIYPVLGLVIARVAMGYSVIPLLFPLAAGFALIGPFAALGLYELSSRRERHEEASAWDAMDVLRSPSFGAMLGLGTLLLALFVTWVATAQAIYVAAFGYEGVTGISDFVTRVLTTSQGWWLIVVGCGTGFLFALAALCLSAVSFPLMLDRHAGAFEAMVTSLRVVAKNPVPMAAWGLIVAVLLALGTIPAFLGLAVVIPLLGHATWHLYRKVIVSEPGARPVPPPPQRPRKPAADFPANLFPWRNRE
- a CDS encoding DUF3597 domain-containing protein, whose translation is MSIFGKIMGAIFGSHAASATPAGGAPAGSTPAPAGAAPGGSAPASAPAAAPAATVDVAAIVDKAAAAHKGEKLEWRTSIVDLMKALDVDSSLAARKDLAKELGYTGDTNDSATMNVWLHKQVMSKLAANGGKLPPEIKH
- a CDS encoding GNAT family N-acetyltransferase — encoded protein: MAASVRDNKDSSRFELDVGSEIAFANYRLTPSAVIITHTETPRALRGRGIASELIKGALDIIRGDGRKVIAGCGFVVDYLDRHPENADLKA
- a CDS encoding SPW repeat protein, which gives rise to MLLGALIVASPWFPIQDQSGIAGQQTIVVNAVVVGLVIFGLSQLEYVALQRWQEAATILIGLWLIVSPYVLGYSGEGFLRIYHTSLGGVAVVLGVLQLWQDWDLNDQDMLKHGQ
- a CDS encoding GNAT family N-acetyltransferase gives rise to the protein MSDVINNKAHHRYELEVEGYIATEHYKLDGNVITFEHTDVPKELGGKGVGSRLVQGALDQVRASGLRLIPQCPFVKAWIEKHPDYQDLVKR
- a CDS encoding DUF3828 domain-containing protein produces the protein MLTRRSLIAASLLVAAKPAFAQAPAASDPVSILTAIYTRAAKGKGDGGAAFVTENKAAKAKYLSKALVALWAKADAHTPKGDVGPIDFDPVTNSQEPDVKSFKVDAEKTETDKAKLAVTITGHRNDRKPADQIVRYDFVLEAGSWKIDDIKGSSDGEAWSIRKMLTDSLKN